Genomic DNA from Oncorhynchus mykiss isolate Arlee chromosome 2, USDA_OmykA_1.1, whole genome shotgun sequence:
CGCATTTGTtagaaaataatataattttttattaatgttgcaccattgttcttacgtaatataaccatatatattttatttctagATGATTTTGTGGTTCCAACATTGtttcaacagtttggggaaggccctttcctgtttcagcatgacaatcaaatccaatgtatttatatagcccttcttacatcacgcgatatatcaaagtgctgtacagaaacccagcctaaaaccccaaacagcaaccaatgcaggtgtagaagcacggtggctaaaactccctagaaaggccaaaacctaggaagaaacctagagaggatgcccccatgcacaaagcgaggtccatacagaaatggtttgtcgagatcggtgtggaagaacttgactggtctgcacagaaccctgacctcaatcccattgaacacctttgggatgaattggaacgccgactgtgagccaggcctaatcgcccaatatcagtgcccaaccacactaatgctcgtggctgaatggaagcaagtcccctcagcaatgttccaacatctagtggaaagcgtcccaagaagagtggaggctgttatagcagaaaaggggggaacaactccatattaatgcccatgagattggaatgagatgttcgatgagcaggtgtccacatacttttggtcatatagtgtatatGTTTGGTCTCATTGAAATAGAGTAGGCTGCCAATGCATGGGTGAAGAATCACTGGCAGTTATCTTTCAAAGGAAATGTACGACCTGAATATGATGAggctatagtttactacattgcCTAGAAATAAATATTTATAACCGATATTTGTCTTAGTCTGAAAATCTTCCCACTCATAAAAaagttaggctataaaaatagcTCAAGAGAAAGTGCAAGTCTCTCCAACTCTGCTCTCTTCAAACTATGTCTAGCATATTGGCTGATACAGCCCAGTAATACCGATAGCTTAATATAATGGGACATGCAAGAATCTCAGGAAATTTAACCTAAGCTATTTCCTGGGTTATTTCTGCACATTTTGATATTGCCTAATGGTGCAAAATTGCTGGGACCAATGCTGACAAGCGAGCTGCATCACATATGCCTAAAATAACATTGCAGGTCTGCAGTTGGGTTCAGAACCAGCTATGAGGTAGCGGTTGGGAGCAGGATGAAGCAATCAGTCCCGCGCAGACTACATTGAAACCCGTTCCACTGCTTTTTCCCCCCACATTCTTCCCCtccaatcagggactgatttggacctgggacaccagggtaggtgcaattcattatcaggtaaAACAAAAAACCAGCAGGCTTCGGACATTGTAGGGTAATATTTGAATACCCCTGCTTTAGAcaatatagtaataataatagaaaGTGCTATCACCTGAGCACTAAATCGGCCTCCCAGGCAGCATCTGACGACTCATCCTCCCAGGCGTTGGTATCCTCGTGCCAGGTATCCATGTCTCCAAGCTCAGACtgtgggacagagaggaggacaggaattCAGTCAGGACACAGTCACTGACACAGTATAGGATGGCAGTGGTGACCTAATCTCCATTAGCAACTATTCTTCACACCGCTATAAACCTTAATTCAACCTGAATACAGAGAACTGTGGCCCTGGAGGACTTGTGCACTCCTGGAAATGTGCACTTCTGGGAATGAACAAATGTCACAGCACTGGTCCAACTAAAGCAAACTACTTTTGAGATGGTGAACTAAAAAGAAACCCAGACTTCATCATAGTGCAGTTGTGAGCTGGTCTGTAATCCTTGGAACAAGAAATTGGACAGGCGCTGGCTAGCTTCTCAGCTTTTGGTGGCTGAGGTTTTGAAATCTGGAAACAGTGGATGGAGCAGTGCAACCCCTCTACAAGCCTCTCCCAAAGCCCCTCCCCAGCACGTCCCCTTTCAAAAGTCCACCTATGTTTACAATCCAGGCTGTACAACAATTTTAGGATGTTATCAGTGaccattcaagttttttttttttaaacccacCCTAACTTCAAATACCACCTCTGCAAAATCAGTATTCATCAAAAAATAATTAGTGACACTAATCCATCGTACAAGGAGCTCACCTCACCCCCATCTTAGAATCAGCAGAGGTCAACAGATGATAATATAAATGTTAACAGTCTATCACAAGAGACTAGTGGtacagtgcctatagaaagtcaacacccccttgaacttttttcCACAGTTTGCTGCCTTAAATGTAAGAAGAGATTCAATTagacacaacctactccacagtTTTAAAGTGAAAGTTATAGAACATTTTCCAAATTAAGAAAAAATTGCAAAACTGAAGTATCATAATTGGATAAGTCTCCACCCCCATGTGTcaatacttggtggaagcacctttggcagccattacagctgtgaataacTTGGAATAAGATTCTTccaactttgcacaactcttagggcaacatatattcattgtttttgtcaaaattgctcaagctctTTACATTTGGTTGGAAATATTTTATGGACAGCCATATTCAAACCTTGTCTTCGATTTTttttaagcagatttaagtcaggactgagactaGACCACTCAGTAACactcaacacctcttggaaagccGTTCTAGTGTGTCTATCCCAGAGTTAGGTTTTCAGAAACTGAAAGAAACAACATTGCATTCACTCCATATTCCTGGCctgtatgacaaagtgaaaataaataagcttgtgtaaaaataaaaaataaatcactgcaAATGATCCACTCTGTTTGTAACGAGGCTGTTAAGTAATATTAAAAATGACAGggttgggtcaaatccaatacaacacaaagTGAAACCCTCTCCATTTccaagtattgtggtggcagcatcatgttatgggtatgcttgtcatcggcagggactgcGAATTTTGTCAGGATCAAAAAGTTAGAGGAAAACCCGACTCAGTCTACTGTAACCCTAAACCTGAGATATACTTAACCTTTTTCAGGGAgacaattacacacattttaatgCCAAAGACACGCCAGAATAgctttccaagaggtgttgagtgttccAGTGTGGTCTAATCTCAGTCCTGACTTTAACCTGCTACAAAAGAATCTAAGACAAAGTTTAAATATCGCTGTCCCTCAATGATCCCCAGCTAAATGTTATGAGtttgagcaattttgacaaaaacaatggatatatgtTGCCCTAAGATTTGTGCAAAATTGGTCTAATCTTATTCCAAATAATTAACAGCTgcaatggctgccaaaggtgcttccaccaagtattaacaCAGGGGAGTGGAGACTTATCCAAttatgatatttcagttgttttttctTCATTTAGAACATTTTCTATAACTTTCTTTGACTTTGAAAATGAGGTGTGGTTTGTGTAGCTCTGTAGGaagaacaaaataaaaaataaaaaatgtaattttatgggagcaaaatgtgaaaaaaagttcAAGGGGTTGTAAACTGTCTATAGACACTGTACATTGGTCGGTGGTACACGAACTCACAGATGGCTGGATGAAGGAGGTGTCCTGAGTGGCTGCCAGTCTGCTGGAGAAGCCCGCACTGCCATCGGGTACCAAGTAGTTGAGTGGCTCCCTCTTCTTCAGCACAATCTGGGGTGGGGACAGAGCGAGAAAGGAGACAAGTTAAAACTACTAAGACTCAACAATATGATATGGCATGACTACAAGCAGCAGCGTGGCCAGCGATATTGTCGACAGAGTGTGAGGCAAGAGGCTGCACTCATCATCACCAATACAGATACTGTTAAGCATCAGCGCATGTGCACGGGAGTTTTCTTCACTCTCTCATGCCATGTGATAGCTGGGTgataacaaaatgttgaacagTGCAGCCTCGCCCATTAGACAATTTTTGTTTGTGTTGGGAATTACCCTGCTCCTCCCTTTTGGTAAATGTATATTGCTAAGTCTACCTTCAATTAGTGTTGAGAAGTGCACTTAAAGCTGGAATCTGTACTTAGTGAAAATGCCTCTTCCATTTGGGATACTTGAACAACAAACACGGTTTCCCCCCCCTCGGACATCATTGCATGCGCATCACACCACGCTGCAGGACACTCCTCTCCTGAGTTTCAACTaaactaaacaaaacaaacacaacaacaaaagatGCTGGGGCGAACAGTGGCACTTTACACAGATTTCAGCTTGAAATGAAGACCCAGCCTACTTTCTGTGTTTTCCTGATGGTGGGAGCCATGTCTTTGAAGTAGTCTGGTTCCTCTTCCTCGCCAGGCTGAGGTGGCACGTTGCCGTTACCGCCCTCGATCTTGATACTTGTGGGACCTTCTTCATCCCACGAGCTCCATTCTTCAATCTCTGGCTGCACAGGGTTTGGTCAAAGGTGTAAATTAAGtttattgtaaaaaataatatgaCAAAAATAAAGAGAAAGCATTTAAGTGTGCCACAATGTAAACACTGATTGTTGGttgcacaataaatgtttgatgaTGTAATTAATGACAACAGGTTTGTTAGGGATGTAAAGGGAATCGACTAAGCACTTGCCTCATGTTAGCAATAATAGGCTGTAGCTTATAAACTTGTATATCACTGACCTGTTTGGGCACCGATGAAAAATCAACCGTAATTGGAAGAGATATCTGATCGCCGCTTAGCTTACGCAACCTCCCAGATCTATGTCAAAAAACACAATGTGCTTACCATCAAACTGTGGGCCACcacaaaaacatacattttagaGCAAAGGCATTCCATGGGATGCaattttcacatgcaaatagGATTTAATTTCTATGCTAATGTGTTTGTTGTCCTCAAGGAATAACGTTCCAGGAGATTAAACATACATTTCAACCAAGTAAAATGACTGGAAATCCTACACACTGTGGCTTTAAGATGTGGCAAAATCTATCCAGACATAGTCTGACACGGCAAAGGGTTCTAGATCAGTTTTGCTTCTTTCAATTCAACATAATGGTTGTTCCTTACCTGCACATTAACCTTCTGAAGAATGAAAGGAAGGTTGCAAGCCATGTGCAAATCTTGAAAAGGCGAAACTGAGAGATGGCCATGGTGAAGTTGAGCTAAAAGGAGGACATACCATTGTTCACAAATCCATTGCATTTATAGTCAGAATTTTCCAGCAAGACTGTCATCAACATCTATCTAATAATGAGTAAGCTTGCTAGTTGTTATAGCTTTTGTCATTAGCATAGCTAGAAAGTTAGCTAGATATTTTCTTCCAGGTTACTTCTTCCTCCTGGCAAGTTAAAGAATACACAGTATGTGTcacaatacccataaaacctagtggtcaaataGGGAAACGGTTCCAATTGTTCTTCCaccattaatacatttttcccatagaggattttagaaacacttaaaataaggactGTATTtagtgtaggcttaccctggcatgatGTTTtcataaccgtgtaaatctctctaggacaaggtgacttttatcaatatatccGCCTGTATTTACCCACCAAAAATGAAACGCTAAATAGCTGCCAATGTCGCTATCATAAATAACTACAAGTGTCAAGATGATCTGGATGACTGTTAAATTGGGGCAAAGGTAAgcaatctctggattaactatctaatgttagctaaatgtagtaatgaacAAATGAGAAATTCTGTGAATGGTCTTGTGCAAGTTTAAAAAATGTACAATGTCTGTCAGCAAAGGTGTCAGCTGGAGATGacatgcaggagcttgcagggattaaagaagtcttgaggtattgctctcCTGAGgaagagtaccttatgataagctgttgaCCGCACtatctgtattattcgtagccgtctatttaccaacCACAAAAtaaagctggcactaagaccgctctcaaccaactctacaAGGCTATAAACAAACAAGAACATTCTCACCCAGAAGCAGCGTTCCTAGTGACCGGGGacgttaatgcaggcaaacttaaatcagttttaccagcatgtcacatgttcaACCAGGGGGGGTATCCaagaccatctttactccacacacagagatgcattcaaagctctccatttggcaaatctgaccataattgtatcctcctgattcctgctaacaagcaaaaactaaaccaGGAAGTGCCAGTgtctcgctcaatacggaagtggtcagatgacgcagatgctacactacaggactgttttgctagcacagactggaatatgttccgggtttcatccaatggcattgaggaatacaccacctcagtcatcggcttcatcaataagtgtatcgaggacgtcgtcccctcagtgactgtacgtacagtgccttgcgaaagtatccggcccccttgaactttgcgaccgtttgccacatttcaggcttcaaacataaaggtataaaactgtattttttgtgaagaatcaacaacaagtgggacacaatcatgaagtggaacgacatttattggatatttcaaacttttttaacaaatcaaaaactgaaaaattgggcgtgcaaaattattaaagttaatactttgtagcgccaccttttgctgcgattacagctgtaagtcgcttggggtatgtctctatcagttttgcacatcgagagactgacattttttcccattcctccttgcaaaacagctcgagctcagtgaggttggatggagagcatttgtgaacagcagttttcagttctttccacagattctcgattggattcaggtctggactttgacttggccattctaacacctggatatgtttatttttgaaccattccattgtagattttgctttatgttttggatcattgtcttgttggaagacaaatctccgtcccagtctcaggtcttttgcagactccatcaggttcttccagaatggtcctgtatttggctccatccatcttcccatcaattttaaccatcttccctgtccctgctgaagaaaagcaggcccaaaccatgatgctgccaccaccatgtttgacagtggggatggtgtgttcagctgtgttgcttttacgccaaacataacgttttgcattgttgccaaaaagttcaattttggtttcatctgaccagagcaccttcttccacatgtttggtgtgtctcccaggtggcttgtggcaaactttaaatgacactttttatggatatctttaagaaatggctttcttcttgccactcttccataaaggccagatttgtgcaatatacgactgactgattgttgtcctatggacagagtctcccacctcagctgtagatctctgcagttcatccagagtgatcatgggcctcttggctgcatctctgatcagtcttctccttgtatgagctgaaagtttagagggacggccaggtcttggtagatttgcagtggtctgatactccttccatttcaatattatcgcttgcacagtgctccttgggatgtttaaagcttgggaaatatttgtgtatccaaatccggcttacacttcttcacaacagtatctcggacctgcctggtgtgttccttgttcttcatgatgctctctgcgcttttaacggacctctgagactatcacagtgcaggtgcatttatacggagacttgattacacacaggtggattgtatttatcatcattagtcatttaggtcaacattggatcattcagagatcctcactgaacttctggagagagtttgctgcactgaaagtaaaggtgctgaataattttgcacgcccaatttttcagtttttgatttgttaaaaaagtttgaaatatccaataaatgtcgttccacttcatgattgtgtcccacttgttgttgattcttcacaaaaaaatacagttttatatctttatgtttgaagcctgaaatgtggcaaaaggtcgcaaagttcaagggggccgaatactttcgcaaggcactgtatgctcgctttgaggcaagcaacactgaagcatgcacaagagcaccagctgttttggatgactgtgtgataacgctctcggtagccgatgtgaacaaaacctttaaacaggtcaacattcacaaagacgCTGGGCCAGACGGAAATCCTAGGATGTGTAAACAAAGCATGAGCGGACCAACTATTAAGTGTCTTCACCCAacttacattttcaacctctccctgaccgagtctgtaatacctacatttttcaagcagaccaccatagtccctgtgcccaaggaagcgaaggtaacctgcctaaatgattaccgccccgtggcactcacgtcggtagccatgaagtgctttgaaaggctggtcatggctcacatcaacagcatcctggaaaccaatttgcatactgcatcaacagattcacagatgacgcaatctcaatcacactccacactgccatttctcacctggacaaaaggaacacctatgttgcaaatgttgactacagctcagtgttcaacaccatagtgcccacgaagctcatgaCTAGACTAAGCTAAggactgggactaaacacctccccctgcaactggatcctggacttcctgacgggccgaccccaggtggtaagagtaggcaacagcacctctgccatgctgatccttaacacaggggcccctcagggccgtgcccttagtcccctcctgtattccctgttcacccatgactgcgtggccaaacacgactccaacaccatcattaagtttgctgaggACGCAACAGTGGtgagcctgatcaccgacaacaaactctcccttaatgtgagcaagacaaaggagctgatcgtggactacaggaaaaggctgtCTGAACAGACCTCCAACATCgatggggctgaagtggagcgggtcgagagtttcaagtgccttggtgtccacatcaccaacaaactatcatggtcaaaacataccaagacagccgtgaagagggcacgacaaatccttttccccctcaggtgaCTGAAAATATTGGGCatgtgtccccagatcctcaaaaggttctacagctgcaccatcgagagcatcctgatcggttccatcaccacctggtatggcaactgctcggcatctgaccgtaaggcgctacagagggtagtgcaaacggctcagtacatcacaggggccaagcttcctgccatccaggacctatatattaggcgtgtcagaggaaagcccagacATTTGTCATAGagtccagtcacccaagttatagactgttttctctgctaccgcatggcaagcagtaccggagcgccaagtctagaaccaaaaggctcaacagcttctacccgcaagccattagactgcttaACAATTCACCTTCTACCCCCCTCTCttgtacactactgctactcatagtttgtttgttacctatgcatagtcacttcgcccccacctacatgtacagattacctcaactaactcggtaccggtgccccctgtatatagcctcgttattgttattcttattgtgttactttttattttagcctacttggtaaatattttcttcttctcgaactgcactgttggtttagggtttgtaagtaagcatttcacagtgaagtctacacttgttgtatttggcgcatgtggcaaataaagtttgat
This window encodes:
- the LOC110489860 gene encoding receptor-binding cancer antigen expressed on SiSo cells, encoding MAISQFRLFKICTWLATFLSFFRRLMCRSGRLRKLSGDQISLPITVDFSSVPKQPEIEEWSSWDEEGPTSIKIEGGNGNVPPQPGEEEEPDYFKDMAPTIRKTQKIVLKKREPLNYLVPDGSAGFSSRLAATQDTSFIQPSSELGDMDTWHEDTNAWEDESSDAAWEADLVLRQQKMAEREKRSMEQQRKKMEKEVQRMMKKDQKIAVKLS